TTTGTTGATATTTTCCCCACAGCTTCCTCCTAATTTCGACACTGAAGCAGCTCTCCTGAAGTTTCCGGTTCGCTATGAAGAGAGCATGAACACCGTCCTTGTGCAGGAGATGCAACGCTACAACACGTAGGGAGAAGCAACACAGTTCAGAACATTCAAACACGTGTCCTTCCAGCACCCGCTTCCTCTGCTGAATACCGTTTTTGCTGCGTCTCAGGCTGTGTGGCACAATTCGTGTTAATCTACTGAACTTGCTGAAGGCCATCAAAGGTTTGGTAGTCATGGATGCAGAACTGGAGGCAGTTGCAGGCAGTTTGGCTGTGGGGAAGATCCCAGAGAAATGGGCCAAATGTTCTTATCCCAGCCTCAAACCTTTGGGCAGCTATATCACAGACTTGTTGGCAAGACTCAGGTTTTTACAGGTAAGACTACCAAATAAGGATTATGAGTGTCTATTTGAAAAAGAGTGCGTAGACCAGACATTGTGTGCTAAAACTGAATTGAAACGTACAGTAGACATCGGATGGGTGGCTAGCCTCTTTCTAGATAGCATCTCACAAAAGTTATATGTTAATTTGTCACTGCATTGTGTCTAGCACTGCCCTTTATTGCAtactatatataaataaatattcattcattttctgatCTGTTTCTAAAGGACTGGTATGAATCCAGTAAACCCAGCATGTTCTGGATGTCTGGTTTCTTCTTCACTCAAGCCTTCTTGACTGGGGCCATGCAGAACTATGCCAGGAAGTACCAGATCCCAATTGACACTCTAGGCTTTCAATTTGAGGTCAAAAGACAAGCAAAGTTTTGGGATCCATCTCAGACATCTCACAAGTCTAAACGTTTactaatgtgtgttttatgcTCTTATCTTTTAGGTTCTTCCCATTTTCAAATCAGACACAGCTCCTGAAGATGGTGTCTATGTTTATGGATTGTTTCTGGATGGAGCCAGATGGGACAAAAAGGGGTAGATGTTGATCTTTTTAAACATAATTTCTTGATATTCTTCTCCGTAAAGTAAGATTTTATAGAACCTTTACCTGTCTCCCTGCCAGTGGTGTGCTGAATGAGCAGCAGCCGAAGGTCCTTTTTGACGTGGTGCCTATCATCTGGATAAAACCTAGTAAGTGTGTTTTAGGCTTTGGTAATATTTCATATCAGAAATGTAGCTCTTTCActtctttaaatgtttttatgctCATTTTTCTACTTGCAGGTCTAAAGAAGGACATCGTTCCATCTCAGAAACTCTATAACTGTCCCCTCTATAAGACCAGTGAGAGAAAGGGGACCTTGTCCACCACGGGGCACGCCACCAACTTTGTCATTCCCATTATGTTGCCCACAAAGTTGCGACCTCAGCACTGGATCAAGCGTGGAGTCGCCCTGCTCTGTCAGCTTGATGACTGATCCACTTTAAATCtcactgtttacatgttttgcTTTCCTGTGTGTTATAGTTTGTATTCACCTTTGTGTTACCAAACTTTATGTATCAGACTTGCTCCTCTCCTGAGTAGAGTTTAATTAATAAATTTGAACATTTTGTCAGCCTCCCTGCATTATATAGTCGAAAAACATTAATTTCAGAGTAATTTCAaatgcaaatacacacatgtTGCAGTGCTCAGTGGGTCAAGTTGTTGGCTACAGAGATCTCGTGACCTGGTAAATATAGTTTCAGTGGTATAAATAGCTGCAGTATGTGCTGGTGCTGAGGAACCTACTGGATTTGCCGCTGTAGAAAGTGTAGAAAGCACTTCATTTGTCCTGAAGATCAACAACAACTCTAATCACCTCAGAGACCGGCAGCTGGAGGGGAATTGTTGGGAAAGAAACCTCAGTTACCTCCTAGATCCATGCTCACAGGATCGGCTAGGTACGTTTTCCATATCAGTTAAAAAACGTTtcacttatttaaaaaaaagtttgtcaTTGATTTGGAAACCTAATTTTGGCATCTATAACTGCATGTTTACACTTTCCATTCAAGGCTAGTGGTGCACGCTACTGCTGAGTCCCACATTTTAACGGTCTAGTTTACCCCATGACTGAATTCCCAGATTCCCTCCTGATTTGACCTCCACTGACCTTACAGATGCAGGCCGAGGCCGAGGATGACTATTGTCACTCAGAGGATGACTTTGATGAAGATGAGGCTACACAGTATATAATCGAACAAAGTCTAATCCAGTACAGAAAGCTCAAGAAACTGAGTCCAAGGTAAAAACTTTAAATAATGGTGTGCAAACCTTTGATTTCATAAACTATTCTAATATCAACAGTGATCTCAAGCCCAACGAGGACCCGGATGAGATTTTCAGAGCCATCCAAGAGGGTAAACTCACACAGCTTCATCAGGTTCGGCAGGTTACCGCCTGCAGTGCGAGATAATCTTCATGATTTTCAGGTGATCAAAAGGCTCTGGACAGACTGGCGATGCAGCCAGAGAGCTATTCCAGAGTGGATGAGCGCGGATGGATCCCGCTGCACGAAGCTGCGGTGCAAGAGGATAAAAAGATCCTCGAGATGATCTTCTCAGGTTATTCGGAACACATCTGCCATGGCTGATCCCGTAAGGTCCTAACATCTGTCTTGGGTTCGCAGCCTCACCCCCAGGTGCAGCCCAGTGTCGCACTCTGAACGGCGAGACGCCCCTTTTTCTGGCTGTGGTTCGAGGGCTCCGAGAGAACGCTACGTTTTTATTACAGAACGGCTCCAGTCCAGATCTTCAGAATGACGAGCAGGATTCGCCGTTAGTGGCAGGTACGGCCCCACCTGACTGCGCCCCGAGAAGCTCGCTCAATCTAAAATTCTTTGTTTCTATTGGCAGCTATTCTGAATGATCAGTACGACTTGGCCACACTGTTGCTTCGCTATAGAGCCAACGTAAACCAGACAGGACCACTGAGCCGGACAGCGTTGCACGAGTCTGCATTTTTAGGCCTGGAGAACTTCGTCTACTTGCTCTTGGAGTCTGGCGCTGACCCAAATGCACGTGACAGCAAAAAGAAGACTCCTCTGGCTCTGGCAGCACAGAACGGACATCTGATCATAGTGGAGGCCCTGCTAGAGAAAGGTGCGAGAGAGACGTTCAGTGTGGATTCAAGACATATCTGCCTCCAGCACTACTGCACAGGAAGTTATCTGTTCATTTTAAGGGGCCCATGTGGAGGCCGAGTCGGAGTCGGGCTCGGTCTTGTTTGACGCAGCGGAAGCCGGAAACCCGGATGTAATCTCCCTGCTGCTGGTCCATGGAGCAGACCCCAACCTCCCTATTTACAGCGGGCACCTGCCCATTCACCGGGCGGCCTATCATGGCCACATACTGTGAGAACTATGTCATGAAGTTCAACCTTCTctacacgtgtgtgtgactggaaGCAAGGTGGTGTGTTGGTAAATGAGGATTTCTTTCTGACAGGGCTTTGGAGCAGCTCATCCCAGTCACCCAGCTCAGTGCTGTCAAGGAAAGTGGGATGAGTCCGCTCCATTCTGCTGCCGCTGGAGGGCATGCCCATTGCGTGGAGGCGCTGCTAAAAGCCGGCTACGATCCAAACTTCATGCTTCACCAGAGGGTGCGCCGTAACTACGATGACGAGCGCAGGTCCGCGCTCTTTTTCGCCGTGGCCAACAACGACCTGCAGTGCAGccgcctgctgctggaggccggAGCCATGGTGAACCAGGATCCCATCAACTGTTTGCAGGTGGCTCTCAGACAGGGCAACTATGAACTGATCAACACGCTGCTCAAGTCTGGTGCAAATGTGAACTACTACTCTCGGGTCAACGCCACCCATTTCCCCTCAGCGTTGCAGTACGCCTTAAAGGATGAGGTCATGTTACGGATGATCCTTAACCACGGATATGACGTGAAGCGTTGCTTTGACTGTCCATATGGTAACAACTCCCATGACTATGCTCCTTGGATGACCTCCATTATAAAAGACATGGTGGTGAGTCCAAGCTAATCTGAGTGGAACAAACCTCTTACCAACCTTTaacattttattctttatttcctCCTAGTTCTGCGAGGTGATAACAGTGTCCTGGCTCACACATTTATCAGCACAGGTGGTGCGCATCATGCTTGACTACACCGACCACGTCTGCTTTTGCACAAAACTCAAGGAGACCTTGGAAGACCAGAAACAGTGGCTGGAGATCTGTGAAATTCAAAGTAAGTCATGTTTTGTACAGTCAGGGAAAACTGCAGTCATCCCCTTCTGTATGTCAAAACCAGCACCTTATTCAACCCCAGGAAATGCACGGAGCCTGAAACACCTTTGTCGGCTGCGGATAAGGGAGCGTCTCAGTCAGTTGCGCTTGAAAGCTCCAGTTTTCATCAGCTTCCTTCCTCTACCTGCCAGTCTCAAAGATTACCTACGCTTCAAGGAGTATGATATCTACAGCCGTGGCAGCATGTGAAAAGGTTGATGATAaacttgctgttttttttcccgatAATGCGgcaatttaaataaaagattgtTATCTATTTAAAtcctttgattttgattttgcttTATTATCCTATTATCCCATCCCTGAGCTCAGTCACTCTGTCGCCATCTGGTGGCTAATTTAGTTATTTCAAGAAAACAATGTCTTTCGCGTTCTCTATTTATGTGTCCGTATCAtcgtcattattattataaaaacTGTAAATGGGGCTTTTAAGGGATATGTTGGCTTCCTTTGAAACATTCACATCGTTTGCATGTATGAAAAATAGATCATTCACATTTTGGACAATGAGATATACTTTGATGACAATGAAATTAAATTGTGTGACGTCACAGACTGAAGTagttgtttaattttttttttttttacaaaagaacTTTCGAAATAGTTTGAGCGACACAAATTAAATCTGTTAGATCAGATTAAATACGTTTCATCAGGTTTGACAGCAGCCTGAAAGCGAGCGTGTGCAGTGCCCCAATCGGCCGTTAGGGGGCGCGGATTTTCTTGCATGTAAACATAGTGACGGCAGCGTTTTGCAGTAGTGGAGAAGAACGCGTACGTCATTTTCACAATGGCGGAGGCTGGGTGAggagtggagtgtgtgtgtgaagcgcCGCCGTAATCGTTCCAGCTACATCACCCGTACTACGTGCGCGGCGTCCGAAAATGGCCCACAATCCCAGCGCGGTGGGGAAGAAGCACTCGGAATGCACAGAGACGGACGATCTCCAGCCGGAGGGTGGCGAACCTCCGAGGAATTTCATCGCCACCTCAGCCACAGCCAACCAAAATGGCGATCAGCCTGGATGTGGAGACGGTGTAATGCCCGAACAAGAAGGCACTGAGCGGCGCCGGAGCGTGCAGGTGGACCCCCGGACTGTTAGTGGGTCTCTCCTGCCAGGCCAGAGACCGAGCTTTCAAATCCCGAGGAAGACGAGGGAGCGGAAAGGTCCTGCCATGTCGCCTGCCTGTCTTTTATAATTGTGCTGCTGCATCTTGCTAGCCTGCTAGTTTCCCGAGTTTTCTCGCCAGTTTAGCAGATGATTTCCTGACATTGGACGTGTAGATTGATACACATGAGGCTCTTTGGCAGCCCGGTGGTCCTGCTGGATTCTGCGGGAGGGAGCAGACACACAGCCCGGCTGTGAGCCAGTGTTTGGTAGGGAGGCAGCTAACAGCTCCAGTCCAGgtgcctggagcctggagcctgtgTGCACTGGTCATTTTAAATTCCAGTGTTTGGGGTTCTTCACCTGTCAGTGGAAACACTGTTAGATTGTAATGTAATGGTGCTGCTGTCATGACTGGTTTGCTGGCTTGTGGGGTCCGATTGACCTCAATGAAGGGCAGGTGTCACCCCTCCAGTCTGCCTGCCTGCACTGTTTTCACCCATTAAAAGAATCCGAGTAGCTCTGCCTGCACGTCACCCTTGCTGATCTTGTTCAGCATGTTTCCCAAAGCTTGTGTAAAGTTTCCTGAAGTTCGTGGGACTTTTTAAAGACCGCTTCAGCACCTTAAGCCGTTGAAACGTTGCTCCGCGGGCATTGTTATGCTTTCATCCTCCTTTTGGAGGATGTTTGTCAATGGTAGCGCTGCAGATTGAGGCTGATGATGCAGGCAGGGTGGAACTTTTGGATGTGTGGATGGACGTTAATGTAAACCTAATCCAGACAGCTGCAGCCCATTGGTGATGCATTCAGTTTTCGTCGTGAAATTCCAAACACATTTATCAGCGACTTGAGTTTCCTCGTGGCGGGATGCTTTTAAGGCACGGACCTCTGCTGGAGACCGGCTTCTGATCCTCCCCTGTTTCCTTTCCAGGACTGTATAACTTTTTGCCCCCTGACAGTCGGGAGTTTGAGGACCTGGTGAAGATTGTGTCTTCGTGCTACTTGGACTCATCGTCACGAGGGACCTTCACCTACTGCAAGGCCAGGCTCATCCGCAACGAGCTCCTGGAGAAGGAGGTTGGGTCCTCAGagttctgctgtttgtgttgtcGAGCTCCTGATTGTTGTGTCTCACTTGCTGTGGAACTCCTCTGTCAGTTCATTGAGAAGCGACGGGAGATGAAGCAGGAGGGGCGAACCGAACAAGAACTCTCGGAGTCCTTTTGCTTTCTCTACCCTGACAAATCCAAGGTACTGATCCAGACTGTGGGATCCATTTGTTGCAGCTTTGTCGTGCGAGATTCTAAAGGTTTGTTTCTCCTCTGGCGTCTGCAGCTCCAGTGGATCTGTGAAAAGGGTCTGGCCGTTGGACATTCTAGGATAACGACATTAGGGAATCCGTCAGTGGGTGAGTTGAAACCTGCTTGGTGGGTCTGCTGTGAACGCTGACTGAACTCTTGGACCTTTCTGGAATGATGGAGTCCAACCATGAAGTTCTTTGTCTTTGgctcactttattttttttgtttttgcaggtgTTTACCTCTCTAAATATTCCGATCTGTTACAAATCAATCCCTTTGAAGTGGGCTCATACGGAGACATGATTGTTTTTAAAGTTATGAGGGTGAGGCTAGGTTCTGTGTTAGCTTGTCATCCAGCCTGAACAGTAACGCGCCTCGAGCATCCGGCTCATCGCTCTTCTGCTTCTCAGGGCCGCGTCAAACACATCCACGAGAACATGCCTAAGAACGCCATCGAACCTTCACCCAAGTTTGACAGTCACGTGTCCAAAAGTGCCAACAGGGTCACCTCTCCGCTGTCCTACAGAGCGTTTGAGCTCACGCAGGTAGACGCCGGCACCCTCTCATTTCCCCGTCATCAAAGTCTTCCTGTTTGGTTGTTGTTTACTCAGGCGGGATgtgtcctctctctgtctccgtaGCAATATTTTTTTGAGTTTGCCTTTGACGAGATCAAGGCCCGGCCGAGGCACTTGTGTCCCTACGCCGTGGTTTCCTTTCAGTATAAGGGGAAGGAATCTGCAGCGGCTCCCATGACGGCGCACAGGTAGAGTCACATCACGGAGTTCAGACATTCAGCAACGGGTCCTTCGCAGGTGTGCCAGATGTGTCAGcgttgctttttctttttcttttccccaaCAGGTTTAACACGCTTCCCTCTGAAGCAAGCAGAGGTAAAGAACAGACTTTCCACTATATTGGATCAATAGCGGACGGGTGTTGATTAGGATTTATGCTCCGTCTGTAGAACTCTAATATGTGTAAAGGTCACGTTATCCCAGGAggtgaaaacaaaaatcaattgGCAGCACTTTAATTAGCGTACTCGCTGGTAGCTACTTGCACAAGACTGCACATGATCTCAGCTGGGCTCAGACTTTGAAAGAAGCTGTTGATGGATTTGCAGGGAAGAGCTGCTACACCGTGTGGAGCGGGCCACTTGTGAACAAGGGCCAGGAGTTGTTCCCGATCTGTTTACGATCTTCCGCGCGCCCCTACCTTCCTTTCAAACTGTGAGTAAACTCATTCTCTCTTGTCTGTATCTGGATACCTGGAAACTTCCTCCGCGCTTTTACACTTTCCCCCTGCCTGATGTTGCCAACACACGCCGAGGTTCACCACGAGAAGCATTTTGGGGTCAGAGGAAGAATAGGTGTGTGGAATTCTGTGCTTAAACATCCTTGTGCTTCCCGGCAGACCTGAGAAGCTGGAGGTGACTCAGGGCATGCAGCTGGAGCAGGTGAAGCGGAAGATCCCCTCGGTGCTTTTTTCCTGGGACACATACAGCGCATCACGGGAAGGTCGGTCCGGAACAGCTTTGGAAGCAGCTCCAcctgaaaatgctgttttacGACTGATTTGTATTCCAACCTggctgtgttctgctgcagtGATGAAATGCGGAATGTCCTGCAGCCTGTTTGAGGTGGTGGATGGGAAGGGCAAACCGACCAGTGGCAGCCTGGCGGCGCTGGTCAACAAGCTGGAGAGGGATCGGATGGTGAGCTATCATgtagctgattttgtttttagATACCAGCTGCAAACCAATGGAACGCCAAGGCTTTAATGAATCGCCGACAGAAGCTGGATTAGCTGTAGAGTTCTATCCAGCTCTGTTAATATTCAATGATACTTGAGGCATCTTGTCACATTTTTCAAAAATGGCATGAGCTGTGTTatctcatttctgttttttcacaTTTGAAAACGGTCCCCTTGTTCATTGTATTTGATTTGCATCCGGCTTTATCTGTTAAATATGCATTGACTTTTCACCTACATCCCCGACTGAGTCAATTATTAGTGAAGTTCTATAAGCAGGTAGAAGAAAGATATACGTCTGTCTTCATCTATTCCTGTTTTAGCTCGCTACCTATAAAATTGCATTAGCTGACTTGTCAGCTGATAAATATGGACGTGTCCTGCAGTGGGTTTTTGGACGCAGCTTTGTGGCGTTGCTAACCTCAGCCCCTGCTCCTCCTTTAGGTGCTCGTGAAGTCCCTGTACGACAGAGgctttctcttcctgctgtcctcAACTCAGATGGTTGAATCCAAAGGTAGTGCAGAGCTTTTCCTAATTTTCTCTTGCCGGCTGAACACCTACCCGCTCCCCTGGGTGAAGTTCAGCCTTTTGaaagtaaaatataaaaaagttgctgtttgttttgtagAGAGGTGGGGGCGTTTGGAGAAGAGCCTGCAAGCATTATTCATCTTCCAGGAGTCAAGGATGGTTGTTAAGTACTGTAAGTATCATTCGCTGTCCATCATCACTTTCTGACTGGTTCCATCTCTGTTTGGGGATTGGATCCAATCATTCCAGTTTCCTTATAAAAGCAAAGTGTACGGGGACATGATTTCTATTATTATGTATTTAGTTATAACAGTAAGTCTTTGTTGTGGGGACAGAAGCGCCGTTTTGTTGAAATGAcaccttccttttcttttctttacgtCCTGCGTCGTAGCATCAAGACTGAGTGAGTCAGCGGAGCCCCAGCCTTCTGTCCTGACCTCCATGGAGCCCTTCTTCCCTGCTCTGCACTACGCCTTGTTCAAGTTGCGTACCAACCCGGGGAAGGACTTGAGTTCTGGGGTGGAACGCCAGTCCACCGATTACCTAACTCGTATGGACTCCGGCACAGTGCGGCCTTTCATTCTTCCAGACTACAAATATACCATGGACGACAGGACCTCCCCGCTCCAGATTCCGAGGCCCAAGTTCAACATGGATTCCGTGTTGCGTGCTTACATCCACAACCCTGCCAGTTACATTTTACCTCTGAACAAGGTCAAGGAGAACATAGAGAGACTAAGGAACCCAGTGCCTGCACCGACGCCTGCTCCAGCACCGGTGGAATACAGCCCCGTTTCTGACTGGGGGGGCTCGGACAGGGGAGACAGACTCCCAGACAGGGTCCTCCAGGAGAGGCCGCAGCAGGAAAAACCGACCCAGGAGAAGACGCCCCCGGACAACAGCAAACAAAGGCCCAGGTTGCCTCAATCTAACGGGGCCCAGTTTCAAACAGAGTCCCAGCCTCAGCCCCCTCCCAAGCTGCGTCTGTCCCAGAACGAGTACGACAAAGACAAGATGAAACAGTTGCTCAAGTTGATCCAGCAACATAAGAAAGCGCTCGTGAAGGACCCTGGGAAGGACAGGGGTGAGGACGGAGCCTGGGACACAAACATTCTAAAGAGGAAGTACGAAGGCGATGAGAAGGGCGGCGCCAACAAACACAAACGCCTAGATCCACTTTGCAACGGAGAATCCAGTAGAGGTGGGCAGAACTCTTAACGCTGTGCTTCTCAATGATCCGATCCATCTTCTGTCGCCACCTTTATTGCTGTATATGTATATTCTTATATACCAGAGCAAcaattttctttcctttaaatGAATGTAGTATTTGCCTTTTTTGGCTAATTTGCCAATGTTGTAGATGCGTCTAATCGGCTTTGCGTGTCCTGCCAGGGCTACAGGCAGATGATTTGGGTGAGGACGTTGGACAGAAGGACAGTCTGACGGCTGTGATGGAAAGCATGGGCATCTATGACACTGACCTGAGGGCTCACGGGAACGACGGCTCCACAGCGGTCAACGAGACTCAGCACCTTCTCAAAATCCTCCTAACCACCCTGAAAAAAGCTGTTTCTCAGGGCTCATTCCCTGTCCAGACGAACAAGCCCTCAGCCGGTTCGGTGTTGGACTCTGAACCAGATCTTAAGCAACAAAAGGAGCTTGTATCACAAACGAACTACACTGAGGTGAGATAAACCTGTGTGCTCGTAGGGTTACTGCTCTACTATTATAGAAACTGTCTAGCAGACCTGCAAACTAAAccctgttcttgtcttttaggaGGACATGGACTGTAGTCCTGGGAGTCCTTTTAGTCCAGGCTCCCCACAGCATCCTGAGCACGCTTCCAAAGACCCACCCCGGGTGACCCCCGCAAATGAAGGTATTT
This genomic window from Takifugu rubripes chromosome 3, fTakRub1.2, whole genome shotgun sequence contains:
- the asb14b gene encoding dynein heavy chain 12, axonemal gives rise to the protein MQAEAEDDYCHSEDDFDEDEATQYIIEQSLIQYRKLKKLSPSDLKPNEDPDEIFRAIQEGDQKALDRLAMQPESYSRVDERGWIPLHEAAVQEDKKILEMIFSASPPGAAQCRTLNGETPLFLAVVRGLRENATFLLQNGSSPDLQNDEQDSPLVAAILNDQYDLATLLLRYRANVNQTGPLSRTALHESAFLGLENFVYLLLESGADPNARDSKKKTPLALAAQNGHLIIVEALLEKGAHVEAESESGSVLFDAAEAGNPDVISLLLVHGADPNLPIYSGHLPIHRAAYHGHILALEQLIPVTQLSAVKESGMSPLHSAAAGGHAHCVEALLKAGYDPNFMLHQRVRRNYDDERRSALFFAVANNDLQCSRLLLEAGAMVNQDPINCLQVALRQGNYELINTLLKSGANVNYYSRVNATHFPSALQYALKDEVMLRMILNHGYDVKRCFDCPYGNNSHDYAPWMTSIIKDMVFCEVITVSWLTHLSAQVVRIMLDYTDHVCFCTKLKETLEDQKQWLEICEIQRNARSLKHLCRLRIRERLSQLRLKAPVFISFLPLPASLKDYLRFKEYDIYSRGSM